In one window of Candidatus Sulfuricurvum sp. RIFRC-1 DNA:
- a CDS encoding phosphatidate cytidylyltransferase, with the protein MQTAKNSTQERIVTAVFLVIGVLIVGLINNFWLMWAVMGIVYLLAFHEATRLFGINNNSLYAYAAILWLAAALYPYGEDLFVIAGLIFAGAVAYTQNIPPKNFLPFIYPTAGMLFMLSMYQEYGMGAMLWLLVVVASADVGAYVVGRSIGRTPFSVSSPSKTREGVYGGIAVATGAGFFIGITIVDITQAIIISMAAAIGAVFGDLFESYLKRQAGVKDSGSILPGHGGVLDRIDGYLFASVIMLVLLRGLV; encoded by the coding sequence ATGCAAACTGCAAAAAATTCAACGCAAGAACGTATTGTTACTGCGGTATTTCTGGTCATCGGCGTCTTGATCGTCGGGCTTATTAACAACTTTTGGCTCATGTGGGCAGTGATGGGTATTGTCTATCTTCTGGCATTTCATGAAGCGACCCGTTTGTTTGGGATTAACAACAATTCTTTGTATGCGTATGCGGCTATTTTGTGGCTTGCTGCGGCACTTTATCCGTACGGTGAAGATTTGTTTGTTATTGCGGGGCTTATTTTTGCAGGGGCTGTGGCGTATACTCAGAATATTCCCCCTAAAAACTTTCTCCCCTTTATTTACCCGACGGCTGGGATGCTTTTTATGCTCAGTATGTACCAAGAGTACGGGATGGGAGCTATGTTATGGCTTCTCGTGGTTGTAGCTTCGGCAGATGTGGGGGCGTATGTGGTCGGACGCAGCATAGGCAGAACTCCCTTTAGCGTCTCCAGTCCGAGCAAAACCCGTGAGGGTGTGTATGGCGGTATCGCCGTTGCGACGGGTGCGGGATTTTTTATCGGCATCACGATCGTTGATATTACCCAAGCGATTATCATCTCTATGGCGGCGGCAATCGGTGCGGTTTTCGGTGATTTATTTGAGAGTTATCTTAAGCGTCAAGCGGGGGTAAAAGACAGCGGTTCAATCCTTCCGGGTCACGGCGGTGTTTTAGATCGAATTGACGGTTATCTTTTTGCCTCTGTTATTATGCTTGTTCTCCTTCGGGGCCTTGTTTGA
- the tsaD gene encoding tRNA (adenosine(37)-N6)-threonylcarbamoyltransferase complex transferase subunit TsaD, translating to MILSIESSCDDSSIAITEIATKKLVYHKKISQELEHSVYGGVVPELASRLHAEALPRILAECEPWFDQLKAIAVTNEPGLGVTLIEGVTMAKALSISLDIPILPINHLKGHIYSLFIEKEAILPITVLLVSGGHTQLIEVKSYTEMETIATTMDDSYGESFDKVAKMMALGYPGGPLIEQLAHSGDSSKVSFTVPLWQSPLIAFSYSGLKNQVRLAIEANGVAAYPDIASAFQKTATEHLLQKLKKYFKSHPPKRFAIVGGASANLYLRENITKILAPYKAELLLAELKFCSDNAAMIGRAAIEAYVLGAMQPYNSIAINPRCKL from the coding sequence ATGATCCTCAGTATTGAAAGCAGCTGTGATGACAGTTCAATTGCAATAACAGAGATTGCAACCAAAAAACTGGTCTATCATAAGAAAATTTCTCAAGAGTTAGAACATTCAGTGTACGGTGGAGTCGTCCCCGAACTCGCCAGCCGTTTGCACGCTGAAGCATTGCCCCGTATTTTGGCGGAGTGCGAGCCGTGGTTCGATCAGCTCAAAGCGATTGCCGTCACCAATGAACCGGGATTGGGTGTAACGCTGATCGAGGGGGTTACGATGGCAAAAGCGCTTAGTATCTCTTTGGATATCCCGATACTTCCGATCAACCATCTCAAAGGGCATATTTATTCCCTCTTTATAGAGAAAGAGGCGATTTTACCGATCACCGTTTTACTCGTTTCCGGTGGTCATACTCAGTTAATAGAAGTTAAATCGTATACTGAGATGGAGACGATCGCTACTACTATGGATGACAGTTACGGGGAGAGTTTCGATAAAGTGGCGAAAATGATGGCGTTAGGGTATCCAGGAGGGCCGTTGATTGAACAGTTGGCCCACAGTGGTGATTCGAGTAAAGTGAGCTTTACCGTCCCATTATGGCAATCTCCGCTGATAGCGTTCAGCTATTCAGGACTCAAAAATCAAGTGCGCCTTGCGATAGAAGCCAATGGTGTTGCTGCCTATCCCGATATCGCGAGCGCTTTTCAGAAAACGGCAACCGAACACCTGCTTCAAAAACTCAAAAAGTATTTTAAATCCCATCCGCCAAAACGTTTTGCGATTGTCGGAGGGGCGAGTGCAAATCTTTACCTCAGAGAGAATATCACAAAAATACTCGCCCCCTATAAAGCCGAATTACTCCTTGCAGAATTAAAATTTTGTTCCGATAATGCAGCTATGATCGGACGCGCGGCAATTGAGGCATATGTCTTAGGAGCAATGCAACCTTATAATAGCATTGCGATCAATCCCCGTTGTAAACTGTGA
- the tpx gene encoding thiol peroxidase, translating into MATTKFKGTDVELLGNTVNVGDKAPEVTVVNSAGLGDVTVGGAQGKKQLIIVVPSLDTGVCATETRNFNAKAAGLKDVITTIVSLDLPFAAGRFCQAEGIDNLTVCSDFRNKDFANAYGVLLGGSVLAGVTCRAIFAVNEEGVVTYKEIVPEITEEPNYEAALAAVA; encoded by the coding sequence ATGGCAACGACTAAATTCAAGGGTACTGACGTAGAACTTTTAGGAAACACTGTAAATGTAGGGGATAAAGCACCTGAAGTTACGGTTGTTAATTCAGCAGGTCTTGGTGATGTTACCGTAGGTGGCGCACAAGGTAAAAAACAACTTATTATTGTTGTTCCGTCATTGGATACAGGTGTATGTGCGACTGAAACACGTAACTTCAATGCAAAAGCTGCTGGTCTTAAAGACGTTATCACTACAATCGTATCTCTTGACCTTCCGTTCGCAGCAGGGCGTTTTTGCCAAGCAGAAGGAATTGACAATTTGACAGTATGTTCAGATTTCCGTAACAAAGATTTCGCAAACGCGTATGGTGTATTACTTGGCGGTTCTGTTCTTGCAGGTGTAACATGCCGCGCAATCTTCGCAGTAAACGAAGAGGGTGTTGTTACTTACAAAGAAATCGTCCCTGAAATCACTGAAGAGCCAAACTACGAAGCTGCATTGGCTGCCGTAGCATAA
- the dxr gene encoding 1-deoxy-D-xylulose-5-phosphate reductoisomerase translates to MILLGSTGSIGVNALNIAQQFNLSVDTLVAGRNIDLLNQQILKHSPKRVVVMDQDDCSRVNHPDVRSGEAAILDAIEESASQHVVNALVGFAGFRPTLKALECGKRIALANKESLVVGGAFVDTSSVVPIDSEHFGLWYLNQGSRKIDRMMITASGGAFRDWPLEQLSSATLADALKHPNWSMGQKITIDSASMVNKLFELLEARWLFGEGKYDAVIETKSLIHAMIDYADGSTTAHFAHADMRLPIAYALMGHVDTPIVDRIDLTRVGALEFRPIESVRYPIWQIKEDLLRNPARGVIVNAANEAAIERFVAGDIRFIDISTMILRAYETFSTAPESIDAIFDLDHEVRAFVRGIQC, encoded by the coding sequence TTGATCCTACTGGGCTCCACCGGTTCGATCGGAGTCAATGCCCTCAATATCGCGCAACAGTTTAATCTGAGCGTCGATACTTTGGTTGCCGGGCGTAATATTGATCTTCTCAACCAACAAATCCTGAAACATTCTCCCAAACGTGTCGTTGTCATGGATCAGGATGATTGTTCTCGTGTCAATCATCCTGATGTTCGCTCGGGAGAAGCGGCGATTCTTGATGCGATCGAAGAATCCGCTTCACAACATGTCGTTAATGCTTTGGTTGGATTTGCAGGTTTTCGACCGACTCTCAAAGCGCTGGAATGCGGTAAAAGAATCGCTTTGGCTAACAAAGAGTCTTTGGTGGTTGGTGGAGCGTTTGTCGATACTTCCAGCGTTGTCCCTATCGATAGCGAACACTTCGGATTATGGTATCTCAACCAAGGAAGCCGAAAAATTGATCGGATGATGATTACCGCCAGCGGCGGAGCATTCCGAGACTGGCCGCTGGAGCAACTCTCCTCCGCCACTCTGGCAGATGCTCTCAAACATCCCAACTGGTCCATGGGGCAAAAAATCACCATTGACAGTGCCTCCATGGTCAACAAACTGTTTGAACTTCTCGAAGCGAGGTGGCTGTTCGGCGAGGGGAAATACGATGCCGTGATTGAGACCAAATCCCTCATTCATGCCATGATCGATTATGCGGACGGCTCTACAACGGCCCATTTTGCCCATGCCGATATGCGTCTTCCGATCGCGTACGCGCTTATGGGTCATGTGGATACTCCGATTGTGGATCGGATTGATTTAACCCGCGTAGGAGCATTGGAATTTCGTCCTATTGAGAGCGTACGGTATCCGATTTGGCAAATCAAAGAAGATTTGCTCCGTAACCCTGCACGAGGTGTTATCGTTAATGCGGCGAATGAAGCGGCGATTGAGCGTTTTGTCGCGGGCGATATCCGCTTTATCGATATTTCTACAATGATCCTTCGTGCGTATGAGACGTTTAGCACAGCACCTGAATCCATCGATGCTATTTTCGATCTTGATCATGAAGTACGCGCATTTGTCCGAGGGATACAATGTTAA
- a CDS encoding NFACT family protein — MRFSYLEQIAKYMERFTHIVAAYRYDDTGIRLIFDRENSWNFEMQRGNSTISIGEAANRGKMYQAPFDVLLAKRFNRSTLHTVELYNSDKIIRLTASTSGSYKSETTILQFEFTGKHTNVIIMDKDEIVLEALRHIDDDVSTRSVRVGQKLGEIPKPHYEPQHYPLADVRAFLLEEFRHRNRDRLDRLKNEKKALLTKRLATLRKHLDTLESESVLKEESQKLQNSGHLVLANLEIIKPYEKSVDLSDFDGMIIHLELPSGCSSASGCAESFFKRSKKAKQKAIGLHQERENLEGKIRHLELFIQTVSEASSPEEIALLFPAKTSKSKLKTSDSIAEFWIEGVKVSLGKSEKGNIELLKNSKARDIWMHLKDRPSAHVLISTDKQQLPERLLEAAAKLCVDFSVFEKGRYLVDYTPRREVKMGEGANVLYTNFKTINIQKG; from the coding sequence ATGAGATTTTCTTATTTAGAACAAATTGCGAAGTATATGGAACGCTTCACCCATATCGTTGCTGCATACCGTTATGATGACACCGGGATACGCCTGATTTTCGATCGAGAGAACAGTTGGAATTTCGAGATGCAGAGGGGGAATTCGACGATCAGTATCGGTGAAGCAGCCAATCGCGGGAAAATGTATCAAGCTCCGTTTGATGTTTTGCTCGCGAAACGCTTTAACCGCTCAACCCTACACACCGTCGAGCTTTATAATAGCGATAAAATTATCCGCCTCACCGCAAGCACCAGCGGTTCGTACAAATCGGAAACCACGATTTTACAGTTTGAATTTACCGGTAAACATACGAATGTCATTATTATGGACAAAGATGAGATCGTATTGGAAGCGTTGCGCCATATCGATGATGACGTTTCTACCCGCAGTGTTCGCGTTGGTCAAAAACTAGGAGAGATTCCCAAACCTCATTACGAACCGCAGCATTACCCGTTGGCGGATGTGAGAGCATTTTTGCTCGAAGAGTTTCGTCATCGAAATCGTGATCGGCTTGATCGGCTGAAAAATGAGAAGAAAGCCCTTTTAACTAAACGCTTAGCAACGCTGAGAAAACATCTGGATACCCTTGAGAGCGAATCAGTGTTAAAGGAAGAGTCTCAAAAGTTACAAAATTCAGGGCATCTGGTTCTGGCAAATTTAGAAATTATAAAACCGTATGAGAAGAGCGTCGATTTGAGTGATTTTGACGGGATGATCATTCATCTAGAACTTCCAAGCGGCTGCAGCAGTGCTTCAGGATGTGCGGAGAGTTTTTTTAAACGTTCCAAAAAAGCGAAACAAAAAGCGATCGGATTGCATCAAGAGAGAGAGAACCTTGAGGGTAAAATCCGTCATTTAGAGCTTTTTATCCAGACGGTATCTGAGGCCTCCTCTCCTGAAGAGATAGCCCTTTTATTCCCCGCAAAAACATCCAAATCAAAACTCAAAACCTCTGATTCGATTGCCGAGTTTTGGATTGAGGGGGTAAAAGTCTCCCTCGGCAAAAGTGAAAAAGGAAATATCGAACTGCTCAAAAATTCCAAAGCCCGTGATATTTGGATGCATCTCAAAGATCGACCTTCGGCCCATGTGCTCATCAGTACCGATAAACAGCAGCTCCCTGAGCGGCTTCTCGAAGCAGCAGCAAAACTGTGTGTTGATTTTTCGGTATTTGAGAAAGGGCGTTATTTGGTCGATTATACTCCCCGAAGAGAAGTGAAAATGGGGGAGGGCGCAAATGTCCTCTATACGAATTTTAAAACGATAAATATCCAAAAAGGGTAA
- a CDS encoding alpha/beta hydrolase, translating to MLKVLMLHGWGGSDDPHWQAWLSGEIAKNYGTVSFPLLDNPHFPSKNRWMKQIKSILSDFQPDVVICHSLANIAWFHLCNEGEIASVKRLLLVAPPKLTCEIETLKTFFPLEAPKNLFAEEALLVTSTNDPYMSTEEALSLQKALGIEMRVIEDAGHINTASGFGEWPWVKEWVLQ from the coding sequence ATGTTAAAAGTCCTAATGTTACACGGATGGGGCGGATCGGATGACCCTCATTGGCAGGCATGGCTCTCTGGTGAGATCGCGAAAAACTATGGCACCGTCAGCTTCCCTCTTCTGGATAACCCCCATTTCCCGAGTAAAAATCGCTGGATGAAACAGATCAAATCGATCCTGAGTGATTTTCAGCCCGACGTCGTTATTTGTCATTCACTTGCTAATATTGCTTGGTTTCATCTATGCAATGAAGGCGAGATTGCTTCAGTAAAACGGCTTTTATTGGTTGCTCCTCCGAAGCTGACGTGTGAAATCGAGACACTCAAAACTTTTTTCCCGCTCGAAGCCCCTAAAAACCTGTTTGCCGAAGAGGCACTATTGGTCACATCGACCAATGATCCCTATATGAGCACAGAAGAGGCTTTATCGCTTCAAAAGGCTCTGGGGATAGAGATGAGGGTGATTGAGGATGCCGGACACATTAACACTGCTTCAGGGTTTGGAGAGTGGCCCTGGGTCAAAGAGTGGGTATTGCAATGA